A region of Streptomyces sp. TG1A-60 DNA encodes the following proteins:
- a CDS encoding class I SAM-dependent DNA methyltransferase, translated as MNSSKHTELANHAWSVADLLRGDYKQSDYGKVILPFTVLRRLECVLEPTRDKVVETAAGFAGQDIDTGHFLRRASGHSFYNKSDLTLRKIAADPQNAAKNLQIYVGAFSDNAREVLDKYEFNQQVRKLDNANLLYQVIGRFTDLDLHPDVVPNHNMGYIFEELIRRFAEQSNETAGEHFTPREVIKLMVSLLVAPDADALSLPGVVRTVMDPACGTGGMLSAADDRIKALNPDATVEVYGQELNPESWAICRSDLMIKGQDPENIRFGNSFSDDGHARRRFDYVLANPPFGVEWKKVREEVEYEHRSLGDAGRFGAGLPRINDGSLLFLQHMISKMKPVNVNGGGGSRIAIVFNGSPLFTGAAESGESNIRRWILENDWLEAVVALPDQLFYNTGISTYFWILTNRKDADHKGKVVLLDARDQWQKMRKSLGDKRKELGDGTNGRPDHIGDITRLYAEAVQVAKDPEHPLHGKVKVFWNEDFGYQRITVERPLKLRFEVTDETLAALAEAKPVAKLERSEEFVGAVRTLLGSSWTTRSEAFIALKDAVVAAGLTWPSGAPFAKAVRETIGVRHPEGEVQKVKGEPEPDTDLRDYENVPLGEDVEDYLKREVLPHVPDAWIDHTKTKTGYEIPFTRHFYVYKPPRPLAEIDAELKSLEAEIQALLGEVTE; from the coding sequence TTGAACAGCAGCAAGCACACGGAGCTGGCGAACCACGCCTGGTCCGTCGCCGATCTCCTGCGCGGCGACTACAAGCAGTCCGACTACGGCAAGGTCATCCTGCCGTTCACCGTGCTGCGCCGCCTGGAGTGCGTCCTTGAGCCGACGCGCGACAAGGTCGTCGAGACCGCCGCCGGGTTCGCGGGCCAGGACATCGACACCGGCCACTTCCTGCGCAGGGCCTCGGGCCACTCCTTCTACAACAAGAGCGACCTCACGCTGCGGAAGATCGCGGCCGACCCGCAGAACGCGGCGAAGAACCTGCAGATCTACGTCGGCGCCTTCTCCGACAACGCCCGCGAGGTCCTCGACAAGTACGAGTTCAACCAGCAGGTCCGGAAGCTCGACAACGCGAACCTGCTCTACCAGGTCATCGGCAGGTTCACCGACCTCGACCTGCACCCCGATGTCGTGCCCAACCACAACATGGGCTACATCTTCGAGGAGTTGATCCGCCGCTTCGCCGAGCAGTCGAACGAGACCGCGGGTGAGCACTTCACCCCGCGCGAGGTCATCAAGCTGATGGTCAGCCTGCTGGTGGCGCCGGACGCGGACGCCCTCAGCCTGCCGGGTGTCGTCCGTACGGTCATGGACCCGGCCTGCGGCACGGGCGGCATGCTCAGCGCCGCCGACGACCGCATCAAGGCCCTCAACCCGGACGCCACTGTCGAGGTGTACGGGCAGGAGCTCAACCCCGAGTCCTGGGCGATCTGCCGCTCCGACCTCATGATCAAGGGCCAGGACCCGGAGAACATCCGCTTCGGCAACTCCTTCTCCGACGACGGCCACGCCCGCCGCAGGTTCGACTACGTCCTCGCCAACCCGCCGTTCGGCGTGGAGTGGAAGAAGGTCAGGGAGGAGGTCGAGTACGAGCACAGGTCGCTCGGCGACGCCGGCCGCTTCGGCGCGGGCCTGCCGCGCATCAACGACGGCTCGCTGCTCTTCCTCCAGCACATGATCTCGAAGATGAAGCCGGTGAACGTGAACGGCGGGGGCGGCTCCCGCATCGCCATCGTCTTCAACGGCTCCCCGCTGTTCACGGGCGCGGCCGAGTCCGGCGAGTCCAACATCCGCCGCTGGATCCTGGAGAACGACTGGCTGGAGGCGGTCGTCGCCCTCCCGGACCAGCTCTTCTACAACACCGGCATCTCGACGTACTTCTGGATCCTGACCAACCGCAAGGACGCCGACCACAAGGGCAAGGTCGTCCTGCTCGACGCGCGCGACCAGTGGCAGAAGATGCGCAAGTCCCTCGGCGACAAGCGCAAGGAACTCGGCGACGGGACGAACGGCCGCCCCGACCACATCGGGGACATCACCCGGCTGTACGCGGAGGCCGTCCAGGTCGCCAAGGACCCCGAGCACCCGCTGCACGGCAAGGTGAAGGTCTTCTGGAACGAGGACTTCGGGTACCAGCGGATCACCGTCGAACGCCCCTTGAAGCTGCGCTTCGAGGTGACGGACGAGACGTTGGCGGCGCTCGCGGAGGCCAAGCCAGTCGCGAAGCTGGAGCGGAGCGAGGAATTCGTCGGGGCGGTGCGTACGTTGCTCGGCTCGTCCTGGACGACGAGGTCCGAGGCGTTCATCGCGCTCAAGGACGCGGTGGTCGCGGCCGGCCTGACGTGGCCCTCGGGAGCGCCGTTCGCGAAGGCGGTACGGGAGACGATCGGCGTCCGTCACCCGGAGGGTGAGGTCCAGAAGGTCAAGGGCGAGCCGGAGCCGGACACGGACCTGCGGGACTACGAGAACGTTCCGCTCGGCGAGGACGTCGAGGACTACCTCAAGCGCGAGGTGCTGCCGCACGTCCCGGACGCGTGGATCGACCACACGAAGACGAAGACCGGCTACGAGATCCCGTTCACGCGGCACTTCTACGTGTACAAGCCGCCGAGGCCGCTGGCGGAGATCGACGCGGAGTTGAAGTCGCTGGAGGCGGAGATTCAGGCGCTGCTGGGTGAGGTGACGGAATGA
- a CDS encoding N-6 DNA methylase has translation MTAAEISRIAGVTRATVSNWRRRHDDFPAPSAGTETSPLYDLPAVQAWLRGRGHTSTASPTEELRTALRLLGPGSGVAARLFPLVAAASRRTPEELAELAALPDDQLIARAEKTAGELPVAVPEAEPVRYGPDDAGAVRALLGCVREAGAQAAVDVLAERELDEGAASGVYQTPEGLALLMARLLPAGASRVLDPACGSGTLLAAAARQGAQGLFGQDSLPVQGRRTAVRLLLAAPEAETAIRVGDSLRADAFPDVTVDAVLCNPPFADRDWGHDELAYDPRWAYGLPPRFESELAWVQHALAHLEPGGYAVMLLPPALAFRSSGRRVRAELIRGGALRAVVSLPARAAYPLHIGLQIWVFQRPEPGGTDRTTVLFVDGESEQRGGATGTPSATGTATAGAGTRGGSRPRRSGSSSAASSTPASSASAASFDWAGLTDRVLGQWAAFTTAPDTYADEPGVARAVPLVDLLDDVVDVTPARHVRATAADIDPAALARRVHELHEQLAEQVAALAATSASGGWQPSGDSAREWRTATVSDLARGGALTVLRAATPGTRGSKGPAAPTVDRPVLTAQDISAGNPPSGGAVDLHTDAAQPVAAGDVLVRAVAGGGDATAVTRVADDRDAGALLGPNVHLLRPDPARLDPWFLAGFLGAEDNIASASTGSTLVHVTPGRLRVPLLPLEEQRRYGEAFRRVYELRAAVRRTADLAAGTAATLTTGLTAGVLLPADTPEAPKGGDSRSA, from the coding sequence GTGACAGCCGCCGAGATCTCCCGCATCGCAGGGGTCACACGCGCCACCGTCAGCAACTGGCGCCGCCGCCACGACGACTTCCCGGCCCCCAGCGCAGGCACGGAAACCAGCCCGCTCTACGACCTGCCGGCCGTCCAGGCATGGCTGCGGGGACGCGGGCACACCTCCACCGCCTCGCCGACCGAGGAGCTGCGTACGGCGCTACGGCTGCTGGGACCCGGCTCGGGAGTGGCCGCGCGACTGTTCCCGCTGGTGGCTGCCGCGTCCCGCCGCACGCCGGAGGAGCTGGCCGAACTCGCCGCCCTGCCCGACGACCAGCTGATCGCCCGAGCGGAGAAGACGGCGGGCGAGCTCCCGGTTGCCGTGCCCGAGGCCGAGCCGGTCCGCTACGGTCCCGACGACGCGGGCGCGGTCCGCGCGCTGCTGGGTTGCGTCCGTGAGGCGGGGGCGCAGGCCGCCGTCGACGTCCTCGCCGAACGCGAACTGGACGAGGGCGCCGCCAGCGGCGTCTACCAGACCCCGGAGGGCCTGGCCCTGCTCATGGCACGGCTCCTGCCCGCCGGCGCGTCCCGCGTCCTCGACCCTGCCTGCGGCAGCGGCACGCTCCTCGCCGCCGCCGCCCGGCAGGGCGCACAGGGGCTGTTCGGGCAGGACTCGCTCCCCGTCCAGGGCCGGCGCACCGCCGTCCGGCTGCTGCTCGCCGCACCCGAGGCCGAGACGGCGATCCGCGTCGGCGACAGCCTGCGCGCCGACGCCTTCCCCGACGTCACCGTGGACGCCGTCCTGTGCAACCCGCCGTTCGCCGACCGCGACTGGGGTCATGACGAGCTGGCCTACGACCCGCGCTGGGCGTACGGGCTCCCGCCACGCTTCGAGTCCGAACTGGCCTGGGTGCAACACGCCCTCGCGCACCTGGAGCCCGGCGGTTACGCGGTCATGCTGCTGCCGCCCGCGCTCGCCTTCCGCTCCTCCGGCCGCCGCGTCCGCGCGGAACTCATCCGCGGCGGGGCCCTGCGCGCCGTCGTCTCACTTCCCGCGCGTGCCGCGTATCCGCTCCACATCGGCCTGCAGATCTGGGTGTTCCAACGCCCCGAGCCGGGCGGCACGGACCGTACGACGGTGCTGTTCGTCGACGGGGAAAGCGAGCAGCGGGGCGGTGCCACGGGCACGCCGTCCGCCACCGGTACGGCCACGGCCGGCGCCGGCACCCGCGGCGGCTCACGCCCCCGCCGATCCGGCTCCTCCTCCGCCGCCTCCTCTACCCCTGCCTCTTCCGCCTCCGCCGCCTCCTTCGACTGGGCGGGGCTGACCGACCGGGTCCTCGGCCAGTGGGCGGCGTTCACCACCGCCCCCGACACCTACGCCGACGAGCCCGGCGTCGCCCGCGCGGTGCCGCTCGTCGACCTCCTCGACGACGTCGTCGACGTCACCCCGGCCCGCCATGTGCGGGCGACCGCGGCCGACATCGACCCGGCCGCCCTGGCCCGCCGCGTCCACGAACTGCACGAGCAACTGGCAGAGCAGGTCGCCGCCCTGGCGGCCACCTCCGCGTCCGGCGGGTGGCAGCCGTCCGGGGACTCGGCCCGCGAGTGGCGTACGGCGACCGTCTCCGACCTGGCGCGCGGCGGGGCCCTGACCGTGCTGCGGGCGGCGACGCCCGGCACCCGGGGCTCCAAGGGCCCCGCCGCCCCCACCGTGGACCGGCCGGTCCTCACCGCCCAGGACATCTCCGCCGGAAACCCCCCGTCCGGCGGGGCCGTCGACCTCCACACCGACGCCGCGCAACCCGTCGCAGCCGGGGACGTCCTCGTACGCGCCGTCGCGGGCGGTGGCGACGCGACCGCGGTGACCCGGGTCGCGGACGACCGGGACGCCGGAGCCCTGCTCGGTCCGAACGTCCACCTCCTGCGCCCCGACCCGGCCCGCCTCGACCCGTGGTTCCTGGCCGGGTTCCTCGGCGCCGAGGACAACATCGCCTCCGCGTCCACCGGCAGCACCCTCGTGCACGTCACACCGGGCCGCCTGCGCGTACCTCTGCTGCCCCTGGAGGAACAGCGGCGCTACGGGGAGGCCTTCCGCCGCGTGTACGAGCTGCGCGCGGCCGTCCGCCGAACCGCCGACCTCGCCGCCGGCACCGCGGCCACCCTCACCACCGGCCTCACCGCCGGCGTACTCCTGCCGGCGGACACCCCGGAGGCCCCGAAGGGCGGGGACAGCCGTTCCGCCTGA
- a CDS encoding AAA family ATPase, which yields MGTTTRDEIIAIEQKAVDRAYACYAARLAELTGGSVASASASGKDSVANRLAAEERAAAYGGLGNASLVISRVDVQDGPGGEPGTWYVGRRAVSDVRTRDTVVVEWTNALAKKWLDALPDAPGEVLLRRRLHCTRRVVEGYADDISVAVAVPAPRPTADDTGPETAAADSTTGVQQPEKPRPPVRTPADVARFHRQKPQQPDDFLLRELQRSRSGTMRDIVETIRRDQMALVTGSPSDILVVQGGPGTGKSAVGLHRVTWLVNNGHFKAQDVLVVGPHQRFLDYVSQVLPTLGTRNVNAVQVTRLWDGEIAGTDTPRARVVKSDERMAAVLRRRVEIECRPEAVDEFTTTPSYDGAQPELTVTVGSTTLRVPRSEVLALLDDVRQNDGSYRERRDRFRGLLVDRLLRELVAVAPRRSRDDTIRRDLERNRQVERLIERVWPSPGAREALRTLYDSEDLLRTCSEGILDAAEQAAVHRPRAEKADDDPWTLDDHVCLEELRHLITGETPRRYGHIVVDEAQDLTPMQARSLRRRSAAHGSMTILGDLAQATGAHAHTDWDRLGTLLSDHGDWRVAELTTSYRVPAEIMEFVAPLARTVAPTLPYPQAVRAAGEDAVRTVATQPWELLDDTVAEATRLIGTSDGHTLRSVAVIVPDDSGWLDEISRHLDLADGITEQGREAVSVLAAAQAKGMEYDHVLVVEPATIADRGPAGLRQLYVALTRSTQSLTVLHTSPLPEALTNTEGSGTEPAPTEGEPGMADGDVPEIGTDIRVRVTGRAPGGRYRVKALSPSIDVPLVLTVRHGSVPPRPGETLDCWVFAHETNHCLLTADQRGRQPISPTMAERYVAALGVFDDLTNGDGTIPENARDRLSELKGMANRVLRRDQADWVDVRRVLGSPDRHRLSLLRDLAAHTNRMLKDNNLDVNRLQEDLARAGWAQAMDEAREALQHRRAASRETLQHRRAAMGEPETDHAPASAEQRSEQKESEPVTSAEDLPATPEPAKGLLHSLETSAAADRTCKKHEAVRHALKAALLWADLQPTDSPVIDVSRIAEDGHFLYEVLGAGRSTYADLRSGATRLLEINHTLPAPADRLYLVLPEAPAEDWSAHTLYGVFGVHVLWRTPDSWGGQDAETALGSGQG from the coding sequence ATGGGCACCACCACGCGCGACGAGATCATCGCCATCGAGCAGAAGGCGGTGGACCGCGCCTACGCCTGCTACGCCGCGCGGCTGGCCGAACTGACCGGGGGGTCGGTCGCCTCGGCCTCCGCGAGCGGCAAGGACAGCGTCGCCAACCGTCTCGCGGCCGAGGAGCGAGCCGCGGCGTACGGAGGTCTCGGCAACGCATCGCTGGTCATCAGCCGCGTAGACGTGCAGGACGGCCCCGGTGGGGAGCCCGGTACCTGGTACGTCGGCCGGCGTGCCGTTTCCGACGTCCGGACCCGCGACACCGTCGTCGTGGAGTGGACCAACGCGCTCGCGAAGAAGTGGCTCGACGCGCTGCCGGACGCCCCGGGGGAGGTGCTCCTGCGGCGGCGGCTGCACTGCACGCGGCGCGTCGTCGAAGGCTATGCCGACGACATCTCCGTCGCCGTCGCCGTCCCAGCCCCGCGGCCGACCGCGGACGACACCGGTCCGGAGACTGCGGCGGCAGACTCCACCACCGGCGTACAGCAGCCGGAAAAGCCACGGCCGCCCGTCCGCACCCCCGCCGACGTCGCCCGCTTCCATCGTCAAAAGCCCCAGCAGCCTGACGACTTCCTCCTGCGCGAGCTTCAGCGCTCTCGCAGCGGCACCATGCGGGACATCGTCGAGACCATACGCCGTGACCAGATGGCTCTGGTCACCGGTTCGCCCTCCGACATCCTCGTCGTGCAGGGCGGCCCGGGTACCGGCAAGTCGGCGGTCGGCCTGCACCGCGTGACCTGGCTCGTCAACAACGGGCATTTCAAAGCCCAGGACGTCCTCGTCGTCGGCCCCCATCAGCGGTTCCTGGACTACGTGAGCCAGGTGCTGCCCACGCTCGGCACCCGGAACGTCAACGCCGTGCAGGTGACCCGCCTCTGGGACGGCGAGATTGCCGGCACCGACACCCCCCGGGCGCGGGTGGTGAAGTCCGATGAGCGTATGGCGGCCGTCCTGCGGCGGCGCGTCGAGATCGAGTGCCGCCCCGAGGCCGTCGACGAGTTCACCACCACTCCCTCCTACGACGGGGCCCAGCCGGAGCTCACCGTCACCGTCGGCAGCACGACCCTGCGTGTCCCGCGCTCCGAGGTGCTCGCCCTCCTCGATGACGTGCGCCAAAACGATGGCTCCTACCGTGAGCGCCGCGACCGCTTCCGAGGCCTGCTCGTCGACCGCCTGCTGCGGGAACTCGTTGCCGTCGCCCCGCGCCGCAGCCGCGACGACACGATCCGCCGCGACCTGGAACGCAACCGTCAAGTCGAGCGCCTGATCGAACGTGTCTGGCCGTCGCCGGGCGCCAGGGAAGCCCTCCGCACTCTCTACGACTCGGAAGATCTCCTGCGTACCTGCTCCGAGGGCATTCTCGATGCCGCGGAGCAGGCCGCCGTGCACCGCCCTCGGGCTGAAAAGGCCGACGACGATCCCTGGACGCTCGACGACCACGTCTGCCTCGAAGAACTGCGGCATCTCATCACCGGGGAGACCCCGCGACGGTACGGGCACATCGTCGTCGACGAGGCCCAGGACCTGACACCCATGCAGGCCCGCTCCCTGCGCCGGCGCTCCGCGGCGCACGGCTCCATGACCATCCTCGGCGACCTTGCCCAGGCCACCGGCGCCCACGCCCACACCGACTGGGACCGCCTCGGCACCCTCCTGTCCGACCACGGCGACTGGCGCGTGGCCGAGCTGACCACCAGCTACCGCGTGCCCGCCGAAATCATGGAGTTCGTCGCCCCCCTGGCCCGTACCGTCGCCCCCACGCTGCCGTACCCGCAGGCCGTGCGCGCGGCGGGCGAGGACGCCGTACGGACGGTCGCGACCCAGCCGTGGGAACTCCTCGACGACACCGTGGCCGAAGCCACCCGCCTCATCGGTACCAGTGATGGACACACCCTGCGCTCCGTGGCGGTCATCGTCCCCGACGACTCCGGCTGGCTCGACGAGATCAGCCGTCACCTGGACCTGGCCGACGGCATCACAGAGCAGGGACGCGAGGCGGTGTCCGTGCTGGCTGCCGCCCAGGCCAAGGGCATGGAGTACGACCACGTCCTCGTCGTCGAACCCGCCACCATCGCCGACCGCGGCCCGGCCGGCCTGCGCCAGCTGTACGTCGCGCTCACCCGGAGCACCCAGAGCCTGACCGTCCTGCACACCTCCCCGCTCCCTGAGGCCCTCACGAACACCGAGGGCAGCGGTACCGAACCAGCACCCACCGAAGGCGAACCAGGCATGGCAGACGGTGACGTCCCCGAGATCGGTACGGACATCCGAGTCCGCGTGACCGGCCGGGCACCCGGCGGTCGCTACAGGGTCAAGGCCCTGTCTCCCTCGATCGATGTCCCCTTGGTCCTGACCGTCCGCCACGGCTCGGTGCCCCCGCGTCCCGGCGAGACACTGGACTGCTGGGTGTTCGCCCACGAGACGAACCACTGCCTGCTCACCGCGGACCAGCGTGGTCGCCAGCCCATCTCGCCCACAATGGCGGAACGCTACGTGGCGGCGCTCGGCGTTTTCGACGACCTGACCAACGGTGACGGAACCATTCCGGAGAACGCCCGTGATCGTCTGTCCGAGCTCAAGGGCATGGCCAACCGGGTCCTCCGCCGCGACCAGGCGGACTGGGTGGACGTGCGCCGTGTGCTCGGATCCCCGGACAGGCACCGCCTCAGCCTCCTGCGCGACCTCGCGGCGCACACCAACCGCATGCTCAAGGACAACAACCTGGACGTGAACCGACTCCAGGAGGACCTGGCACGCGCCGGCTGGGCCCAGGCCATGGACGAAGCCCGGGAGGCGCTCCAGCACCGCCGGGCCGCCTCCCGGGAAACGCTCCAGCACCGCCGGGCCGCCATGGGCGAACCCGAAACCGACCATGCACCCGCCTCCGCTGAACAGCGGTCCGAGCAGAAGGAATCCGAGCCCGTGACCTCCGCCGAAGACCTGCCCGCCACGCCAGAGCCCGCGAAAGGGCTTCTGCACTCGCTGGAGACCTCGGCGGCCGCCGACCGCACGTGCAAAAAACACGAGGCGGTGCGCCATGCTCTCAAGGCGGCCCTGCTCTGGGCTGACCTGCAGCCCACCGACTCCCCGGTCATCGATGTCAGCCGGATCGCGGAAGACGGCCACTTCCTCTACGAGGTTCTCGGCGCCGGCCGCTCCACCTACGCCGACCTCCGCTCGGGAGCCACCCGCCTCCTGGAGATCAACCACACCCTGCCCGCTCCTGCCGACCGCCTCTATCTGGTGCTTCCCGAAGCGCCCGCCGAGGACTGGTCGGCCCACACCTTGTACGGCGTCTTCGGGGTTCACGTCCTGTGGCGCACTCCCGACAGCTGGGGCGGCCAGGACGCGGAAACCGCCCTGGGCTCCGGACAGGGGTAA